From one Peredibacter starrii genomic stretch:
- a CDS encoding NADPH-dependent FMN reductase has translation MEKKNIVILTASEVKNLELAQKFKESLESQNANVSIINMVELDLPLYSSRTESKFTGAELLKGQMPLLEQAHGYVFIAPEYNGSTPPVFNNFLAWLSRSSKDWRNCLNGRPAAIATFSGGGGFNVLLAMRTQLAFIGMNVIGRQILTHSNKVLDEKSLLSVSQELVKLCL, from the coding sequence ATGGAAAAGAAAAACATTGTGATCCTCACTGCTAGTGAAGTTAAAAACTTGGAACTCGCTCAAAAATTCAAAGAAAGCCTTGAATCTCAGAATGCCAACGTTTCAATCATCAATATGGTCGAACTTGATCTCCCTCTGTACTCTTCGAGAACTGAATCAAAATTTACTGGGGCCGAACTTTTAAAGGGTCAAATGCCCCTTCTTGAGCAGGCCCATGGATATGTGTTTATCGCTCCGGAGTACAACGGAAGTACACCTCCGGTGTTCAATAACTTTCTGGCCTGGCTTAGCCGCTCAAGCAAAGACTGGAGAAATTGCTTAAACGGTCGCCCTGCTGCCATCGCAACTTTCTCTGGCGGAGGCGGCTTTAACGTCCTGCTTGCCATGAGAACACAACTCGCATTTATTGGTATGAATGTAATTGGGCGCCAAATCCTCACTCATAGTAATAAAGTATTGGACGAGAAATCGTTATTATCGGTCAGTCAGGAATTAGTTAAACTATGCCTCTAA
- a CDS encoding Bcr/CflA family multidrug efflux MFS transporter — protein MNLTILILGLLTAFGPLSIDMYLPALPGIAKDFAVPLASVQLSLASFLVGIALGQIFYGPITDRWGRKKPLYVGLITYALASFACASTFDVNGLIFYRFMQALGACAGMVITRAMVRDLYQSHESAKVFSLLMLIMGVAPILAPVMGGILTTAFGWRSIFWILTVISLMALFCVYKFLPETHKPDVKYGVKDIFRNYIGIFKDKNFTGYTLSMSLVYAGMFAYITGSPFVFIDHYGLTPAQYAWVFGANACGLITFSQINGRILRKHPPEKILVRALPFVTIFGVMILIVGLTNGPIWAMCGCLFLIISNMGLIAPNTSACALAHQKKHAGSASALMGTIQFAVAGIISSLVSHFHNGTILTMTAIMCICGVLSYLAYLLLVKRRAL, from the coding sequence GTGAACCTCACTATCTTGATCCTTGGTCTTTTGACCGCTTTTGGTCCTCTTTCAATCGATATGTACCTTCCGGCGCTTCCGGGAATAGCGAAAGACTTTGCTGTGCCATTGGCATCTGTTCAGTTATCTCTTGCCTCGTTTCTGGTTGGGATTGCTTTGGGCCAGATCTTCTATGGTCCCATCACCGATCGATGGGGAAGGAAGAAACCTCTTTATGTTGGTTTGATCACTTACGCTCTCGCCTCATTTGCTTGTGCTTCAACGTTTGACGTAAATGGACTCATCTTTTACCGATTCATGCAGGCCCTGGGTGCTTGTGCCGGTATGGTCATTACCCGTGCCATGGTCAGGGACCTTTATCAGTCCCATGAATCCGCGAAAGTATTTTCATTATTAATGCTCATTATGGGGGTGGCCCCAATTCTTGCTCCTGTTATGGGCGGAATTCTCACTACCGCATTCGGTTGGCGCTCTATTTTCTGGATCCTGACAGTCATTAGTTTAATGGCGCTATTTTGTGTGTATAAGTTTTTACCGGAAACTCATAAACCCGATGTTAAGTATGGAGTGAAGGACATCTTCCGCAACTACATTGGTATTTTTAAAGATAAGAATTTCACCGGCTATACTTTGTCGATGAGTTTGGTCTACGCAGGAATGTTCGCCTACATCACGGGATCGCCCTTTGTGTTCATTGATCACTATGGATTAACTCCTGCTCAGTATGCATGGGTGTTCGGAGCAAATGCATGCGGGCTCATTACTTTTTCTCAAATCAATGGACGCATTCTTCGAAAGCATCCGCCGGAAAAAATCCTGGTTCGTGCTCTTCCTTTCGTGACTATCTTTGGTGTCATGATTTTAATCGTAGGTCTAACTAACGGGCCGATTTGGGCCATGTGCGGATGTTTGTTCCTTATCATCTCAAATATGGGTCTAATTGCTCCGAATACTTCTGCCTGTGCTTTGGCCCATCAGAAAAAACACGCAGGTAGTGCCTCGGCCTTAATGGGCACCATCCAATTTGCAGTTGCGGGGATAATCTCAAGTCTCGTCAGCCATTTTCATAACGGGACCATCCTCACAATGACTGCAATCATGTGTATTTGCGGGGTCTTATCTTATTTAGCTTACTTACTACTCGTTAAGCGCCGGGCCCTTTAG
- a CDS encoding endonuclease/exonuclease/phosphatase family protein encodes MDRLLLLISFVFLVNVQAVAEDKDVLTRFFRILPEAQSHAVYGSARDRFFKPESIKVFVWNIKKGLEFNWEPEFKKFAEGRDLILLQEAYRTQLFNNTTSAFDGIRWDMGIGFLYRMYNDQATGTMIGSNVDPTEVIVKHSVDDEPVTGTPKAMTFAKYPIEGRQDELLVISVHGINLTSHATFVRHMNQAQAIIDQHTGPVLFAGDFNTRTQMRTKYLLNMIQKNGFKTVTFKNGHLRMRFKFTNNYLDHAFVRGLSVSNAEVIGQVSGSDHRPLFLEMSVDQ; translated from the coding sequence ATGGATCGATTATTGTTGCTCATTTCATTCGTATTTTTGGTTAACGTTCAAGCTGTTGCCGAAGACAAGGATGTCCTGACCCGTTTTTTTAGAATTTTGCCCGAGGCCCAATCTCATGCGGTTTATGGATCTGCTCGAGATCGCTTCTTCAAACCTGAATCAATTAAAGTGTTCGTCTGGAACATCAAAAAGGGTCTAGAGTTTAATTGGGAACCGGAATTCAAAAAGTTTGCTGAAGGCCGTGACTTGATTCTTCTTCAAGAGGCCTACAGAACTCAGCTTTTTAATAACACCACTTCTGCTTTTGATGGAATCCGTTGGGACATGGGAATTGGTTTTCTCTATCGCATGTATAATGATCAGGCGACGGGAACCATGATCGGCTCTAATGTTGATCCTACTGAAGTGATCGTGAAGCATTCAGTGGACGATGAGCCCGTGACCGGCACTCCTAAGGCCATGACTTTCGCCAAATATCCTATCGAAGGTCGCCAGGATGAACTATTAGTGATCTCGGTTCATGGAATCAATCTCACCAGTCACGCGACTTTTGTGAGACACATGAATCAGGCACAGGCCATTATCGATCAACATACTGGTCCTGTTCTTTTTGCAGGCGACTTTAATACTCGTACTCAAATGCGCACAAAATATCTTCTGAACATGATTCAGAAGAACGGTTTCAAGACTGTGACTTTCAAGAATGGTCACCTTCGCATGCGCTTCAAATTTACAAATAACTACCTCGATCATGCCTTTGTTCGTGGCCTTTCTGTAAGTAACGCTGAAGTTATTGGCCAGGTATCTGGAAGTGATCACAGGCCGCTTTTTCTCGAGATGTCAGTCGATCAATAA
- a CDS encoding SDR family NAD(P)-dependent oxidoreductase: MSELNPRQFAVITGISSKLGMEMARQFASHGYDLLITSPSDGIANAEDDLRTYGTQVIGLEVKLETYRGTEKLYETIKSFNRPVDVLVMTCIDGVSGEFNETALKREIHLINHNIVSVIHLTKLMLRDMMGEGQGKILLASAFPAANSSPLETIYGASMAFLTSFVDSIQHLARTNGVTVTTMIPVIGEENQFENDVVAHAREGYEALVSGRSKVFEASLKNKLQNWANQIIPDKIKTEFQRRVNEANSRQ, encoded by the coding sequence GTGAGTGAATTGAACCCAAGACAATTTGCCGTTATCACCGGAATTTCAAGCAAACTTGGTATGGAAATGGCACGGCAATTTGCTTCACACGGTTATGATCTTCTCATCACTTCTCCAAGTGACGGCATCGCCAATGCAGAAGATGATCTTCGAACTTACGGCACTCAAGTTATTGGCCTGGAAGTGAAACTAGAAACTTATCGAGGGACCGAAAAACTTTACGAAACAATCAAATCCTTTAACCGCCCTGTTGATGTTCTCGTCATGACTTGCATTGATGGTGTGAGTGGTGAATTTAATGAAACAGCTTTGAAAAGAGAGATCCATCTTATCAATCACAATATCGTTTCCGTCATTCATCTCACTAAGCTCATGTTGAGAGACATGATGGGTGAGGGCCAAGGAAAAATTCTTCTCGCTTCTGCTTTTCCGGCCGCTAACTCCTCACCTCTGGAAACGATCTATGGAGCGAGCATGGCGTTTCTCACGAGTTTCGTTGATTCTATTCAACACCTCGCTCGAACGAATGGAGTCACGGTCACCACTATGATTCCAGTCATCGGAGAGGAAAATCAGTTTGAAAATGATGTCGTTGCTCATGCCCGTGAAGGGTATGAGGCCCTAGTAAGTGGTCGAAGTAAGGTATTTGAAGCGAGCTTGAAAAATAAACTTCAAAATTGGGCCAATCAAATCATTCCAGATAAGATTAAAACTGAGTTTCAACGCCGCGTTAATGAGGCCAATTCCAGACAGTAA